The genomic interval CGCAGCAAGCCACGCGGAATGTGTTGGCGGGCGTTTTGTTTAGAAGCCCGCCAGCTTCGTTCACGTTTTCGACTCGGAGAGTCGAACGACAATGTCGCTCGACGTTCCACGTCGATAGCGTGCGGAACCATACGTCCGGCTATCGCCTTGCGATCCCACGCAGCAAGCCACGCGGAATGTGTTGGCGGGCGTTTTTTATAGAAGCCCGCCAGCTTCGTTCACGTTTTCGACTCGGAGAGTCGAACGACAATGTCGCTCGACGTTCCACGTCGATAGCGTGCGGAACCGTACGACCGGCTATCGCCTTGCGATCCCACGCAGCAAGCCACGCGGAATGTGTTGGCGGGCGTTTTGTTTAGAAGCCCGCCAGCTTCGTTCACGTTTTCGACTCGGAGAGTCGAACGACAATGTCGCTCGACGTTCCACGTCGATAGTGTGCGGAACCATACGTCCGGCTATCGCCTTGCGATCCCACGCAGCAAGCCACGCGGAATGTGTTGGCGGGCGTTTTGTTTAGAAGCCCGCCAGCTTCGTTCACGTTTTCGACTCGGAGAGTCGAACGACAATGTCGCTCGACGTTCCACGTCGATGGCGTGCGGAACCATACGTCCGGCTATCGCCTTGCGATCCCACGCAGCAAGCCACGCGGAACCAAACGCCGGTTCCGCCTGCGCCTTCGGCTGCGGGTCAAACTTGAGCGTGACGTTATCGGATCAGTTTCGCGGCTCCTTGTTCGATCAGCACGTCCGCCAGTTCATTGCCAGCGGCAATCGCGACCGTTTCCCAAGTGTCCGAGTCGAGGTCGATTGATGTTTCGTTTTCTGCTTCACAAATCTGTTTGCCATCAGTCGACAGAACGCGCGCCGTCAATCGAAGGGTTCCGTTTTCGCAGACGCCGTGCGCGGCGATCGGGGCCAAGCATCCGCCGTGCAACTGCGACAACAACTTGCGTTCAGCCAAGACAGCTGCTGCGGAACTTGGGTCGTTCGTGCGGCGAACGATTTCCAATGCCCGCGAGTCACTGCGGCGGACCTCGATCCCCAAAGCACCTTGTCCGGGGGCCGGAAGCATCGTTTCCAGGGGCATTTCCGTTCGGCTGACGTGGTCATATTGCAAACGCAGTAGACCTGCGTTGGCCAAAACGATCGCTTCGAAGTCGCCATCCGCCAGTTTTTGCAATCGCGTTTGGACGTTTCCGCGGATGGGCAAGACGTTCAAGTCGGGACGTTGGCGGCGGAGTTGT from Stieleria varia carries:
- the hemC gene encoding hydroxymethylbilane synthase, with translation MSSEPPPLRIATRESPLAMWQAEHFAALLADHGVPTVLVPLVSKGDVDMRPIDGTRQIGVFTKRIQQALLDDEADVAVHSLKDLPTEVDERLVLASVPPRETVADCLISESRWTVAELPQEARVGTGSTRRAAQLRRQRPDLNVLPIRGNVQTRLQKLADGDFEAIVLANAGLLRLQYDHVSRTEMPLETMLPAPGQGALGIEVRRSDSRALEIVRRTNDPSSAAAVLAERKLLSQLHGGCLAPIAAHGVCENGTLRLTARVLSTDGKQICEAENETSIDLDSDTWETVAIAAGNELADVLIEQGAAKLIR